One genomic window of Xanthobacter dioxanivorans includes the following:
- a CDS encoding maleate cis-trans isomerase family protein, translating to MTDRLGYRLKIGIIIPSTNTTVQPETDAMRPAGVTNHIGRIHIPDLPLTNDTEFEAMVEAIGPDLFGAVDRVMTCKPDHLVMAMSIPTFWGGKAGGDELLARLEARAGVPVSMGSAACVEALRRFAHVRRIGILTPYQPVGDAHVARYFADHGYEVSKVVSLMRPSEVQIAHATETDIREGLKTLAASGVDAIVQAGTDLAVTDIADEAERWLGLPVIAINAATYWRALRHAGIADQIPGRGVLLASH from the coding sequence TCGGCTATCGCCTGAAGATCGGCATCATCATTCCTTCAACCAATACGACGGTGCAGCCGGAGACCGACGCCATGCGTCCGGCCGGCGTCACCAACCATATCGGGCGCATTCATATTCCTGATCTTCCGCTGACCAACGACACCGAGTTCGAGGCCATGGTGGAGGCCATCGGGCCGGACCTGTTCGGCGCCGTGGACCGGGTGATGACCTGCAAGCCAGACCATCTGGTGATGGCCATGTCCATTCCCACCTTCTGGGGCGGCAAGGCCGGCGGGGACGAGCTGTTGGCCCGGCTGGAGGCCCGCGCGGGCGTGCCGGTGAGCATGGGGTCGGCCGCCTGCGTCGAGGCGCTGCGACGGTTTGCGCATGTCAGGCGCATCGGCATTCTCACCCCGTATCAGCCGGTGGGCGATGCCCATGTGGCCCGCTATTTCGCCGACCACGGCTATGAGGTGAGCAAGGTGGTGAGCCTGATGCGGCCCAGCGAGGTGCAGATCGCCCACGCCACGGAAACCGATATCCGCGAGGGGCTGAAAACCCTTGCCGCGTCGGGCGTCGACGCCATCGTGCAGGCGGGCACGGACCTTGCCGTGACCGACATCGCGGACGAGGCGGAGCGCTGGCTGGGCCTCCCGGTGATCGCGATCAATGCCGCCACCTATTGGCGCGCGCTCCGCCATGCCGGCATTGCGGATCAGATCCCCGGCCGGGGCGTGCTGCTGGCCAGCCACTGA
- a CDS encoding RidA family protein — translation MSGIVAGRLATLGLSLPPVPPPRGAFKPYSRMGNVIYLAGQICEWNGEVRLAGPIGALHDLAAGQKAAQLCALNLLASLSLALDGDLDRVVACHRLGGFVFATPGYPDVPKVVNGASDLMFALFGEAGRHARTAVGVATLPAGASVEVDGIFEVS, via the coding sequence ATGAGCGGCATTGTCGCCGGGCGCCTTGCCACCCTCGGGCTTTCCTTGCCGCCCGTTCCGCCGCCGCGCGGGGCGTTCAAGCCCTATTCGCGCATGGGCAATGTCATCTATCTCGCCGGCCAGATCTGCGAGTGGAACGGCGAGGTACGCCTCGCCGGCCCCATCGGCGCCCTGCATGATCTGGCGGCCGGCCAGAAGGCCGCGCAATTGTGCGCGCTCAACCTGTTGGCCTCGCTCTCGCTGGCCCTCGATGGCGATCTCGATCGGGTGGTGGCCTGCCATCGGCTCGGCGGCTTCGTCTTCGCCACGCCCGGCTATCCCGATGTGCCGAAAGTGGTGAATGGGGCCTCCGACCTCATGTTCGCCCTGTTCGGCGAGGCCGGCCGCCATGCCCGCACGGCGGTGGGCGTCGCCACACTGCCGGCCGGCGCCAGCGTTGAGGTGGATGGCATCTTCGAGGTGTCCTGA
- a CDS encoding ABC transporter substrate-binding protein — protein MPQDSFTPSRRSLLKAGGALALCATAGLRLPTPAIAQTRAIKLTLPWLANGSTLFTYVAKNQGFFKKRGLEVTISRGFGSVAAAQTVGAGEFDFGFVFAGGIILGAARGLPLVAMGTLGYDATMGILVRADSPIKTAKDLEGKKIGIVPTSAEAPYWPAFARKAGIDTSGISMVQMDNRVLEQSLINNQVDAITAIGTSSVPVMMALKQPSRFMLWSKAGVSLYAGQVVTRAETLAKDKALCQAVTDALVEGLVFALKDPEAGVDIFLKEVPEVGVTKGGKENATISQGLMHYTVLSPEAEQRAIGFTDMTKVAGMVDLVMEYGAPKDAKRPDPATLFTNDFVGDVGKLTPDQWAKVKANVAEYAAILG, from the coding sequence ATGCCGCAAGACAGCTTCACTCCCTCCCGCCGCAGCCTCCTCAAGGCGGGCGGGGCGCTCGCCCTCTGCGCCACCGCCGGCCTGCGCCTCCCCACGCCGGCGATCGCGCAGACCCGCGCGATCAAGCTGACGCTGCCCTGGCTCGCGAACGGCTCCACGCTGTTCACCTACGTCGCCAAGAACCAGGGCTTCTTCAAAAAGCGCGGGCTGGAGGTCACCATCTCCCGTGGCTTCGGCTCGGTGGCGGCGGCGCAGACGGTGGGTGCGGGCGAGTTCGATTTCGGCTTCGTGTTCGCCGGCGGCATTATCCTGGGCGCCGCACGCGGCCTGCCGCTGGTGGCCATGGGCACGCTCGGCTACGACGCCACGATGGGCATCCTGGTGCGCGCCGACAGCCCCATCAAGACGGCCAAGGATCTCGAGGGCAAGAAGATCGGCATCGTGCCCACCTCCGCCGAGGCGCCCTACTGGCCGGCATTCGCCCGCAAGGCGGGCATCGACACCTCGGGCATCTCCATGGTGCAGATGGACAATCGGGTGCTGGAGCAGAGCCTGATCAACAATCAGGTGGATGCCATCACCGCCATCGGCACCTCCTCCGTGCCGGTAATGATGGCGCTGAAGCAGCCCTCCCGCTTCATGCTGTGGAGCAAGGCCGGCGTCTCCCTCTATGCCGGCCAGGTGGTGACCCGGGCCGAGACGCTGGCCAAGGACAAGGCCCTGTGCCAGGCGGTGACCGACGCGCTGGTGGAAGGTCTCGTGTTCGCCCTGAAGGACCCGGAGGCCGGCGTCGATATCTTCCTGAAGGAAGTGCCGGAAGTGGGCGTGACCAAGGGCGGCAAGGAAAACGCCACCATCTCCCAGGGCCTGATGCACTACACCGTGCTCTCCCCCGAGGCCGAGCAGCGTGCCATCGGCTTTACCGACATGACCAAGGTCGCAGGCATGGTGGACCTGGTCATGGAGTATGGCGCGCCCAAGGATGCCAAGCGGCCCGATCCGGCGACACTCTTCACCAATGACTTCGTCGGCGACGTGGGCAAGCTCACGCCCGACCAGTGGGCAAAGGTGAAGGCGAACGTGGCCGAATACGCGGCGATCCTGGGATGA
- a CDS encoding ABC transporter ATP-binding protein, with amino-acid sequence MSTTLATASASSPAEPFNAITARAVRKVYATPSGAVEAVAEASFSIARGDFVSILGPSGCGKSTLMLMVAGLEPATSGAITLDGLPVNGPRTSAGMMFQDPTLLPWRSVLENVLFPVSMCRPVMPDDRARAEQLLRMVDLWHFRERRPRELSGGMRQRVALARALINDPRILLMDEPFSALDAITRDEMGLALARIWDTTRKTAIFITHSIREAIFLSDRILVMGRRPSTIVEDIRVPFARPRAPEIEADPAFNELYLHLKASIHRAPPLQ; translated from the coding sequence ATGAGCACGACTCTGGCTACGGCGTCGGCTTCCTCCCCGGCGGAGCCGTTCAACGCCATCACGGCGCGCGCCGTGCGCAAGGTCTACGCCACCCCCTCCGGCGCCGTCGAGGCGGTGGCGGAGGCGAGCTTTTCGATCGCGCGCGGCGATTTCGTCTCCATCCTCGGCCCGTCGGGCTGCGGCAAGAGCACCCTCATGCTCATGGTGGCGGGCCTGGAGCCCGCCACTTCCGGCGCAATCACCCTGGACGGCCTGCCCGTGAACGGCCCGCGGACCTCGGCCGGCATGATGTTCCAGGACCCGACGCTGCTGCCCTGGCGCTCGGTGCTGGAGAATGTGCTGTTCCCGGTCTCCATGTGCCGGCCGGTGATGCCGGACGACCGGGCGCGGGCGGAACAATTGCTGCGCATGGTGGATCTGTGGCACTTCCGCGAGAGGCGCCCGCGTGAACTGTCCGGCGGCATGCGCCAGAGGGTGGCGCTCGCCCGCGCGCTCATCAACGATCCGCGCATCCTGTTGATGGACGAGCCCTTCTCCGCGCTCGACGCCATCACCCGCGACGAGATGGGTCTGGCGCTGGCGCGCATCTGGGACACCACACGCAAGACCGCCATCTTCATCACCCATTCCATCCGCGAGGCCATCTTCCTCTCGGACCGGATCCTGGTGATGGGGCGCCGGCCCTCCACCATCGTGGAGGACATCCGGGTGCCCTTCGCGCGGCCGCGCGCCCCGGAGATCGAGGCCGATCCCGCCTTCAACGAGCTCTATCTCCACCTGAAAGCCTCCATCCACCGCGCGCCGCCGCTCCAGTAG
- a CDS encoding ABC transporter permease, whose protein sequence is MPDLTTPSSPAAPPPPGLAARGLAGARARIRPFALPILTAALIIAAWEVVVRVRHIPEVLLPAPSAVAARLWETLPFLLQQAVPTTLETVAGFAISTVLGISLAVLVTASRFAREALYPNIVFFQLIPKIALAPLFIVWLGIGSPSRVTFSVFISFFPVVVATLTGLTSVDRDLLRLCRAVGARGWKVYTQVRFPAAVPHIFSGLKIAITFAMIGVIVGEFITAQAGLGYMILFAASQAEMALIFASIVLLCVIGLALYALVVVAEAFALKRYGA, encoded by the coding sequence ATGCCCGATCTCACCACCCCGTCGAGCCCCGCCGCCCCGCCGCCGCCCGGCCTGGCGGCGCGCGGCTTGGCGGGTGCGCGCGCCCGCATCCGCCCGTTCGCGCTGCCCATTCTCACCGCCGCACTGATCATTGCCGCCTGGGAAGTTGTGGTGCGGGTGCGCCACATTCCCGAGGTGCTGCTGCCGGCTCCCTCGGCGGTCGCTGCGCGGTTGTGGGAGACGCTGCCCTTTCTACTGCAGCAGGCGGTGCCCACGACGCTGGAAACCGTGGCGGGGTTCGCCATCTCCACCGTGCTCGGCATTTCGCTGGCCGTGCTGGTGACCGCCTCGCGCTTCGCCCGCGAGGCGCTTTATCCGAACATCGTGTTCTTCCAACTCATCCCAAAGATCGCGCTGGCGCCGCTCTTCATCGTGTGGCTTGGCATCGGCTCGCCTTCGCGGGTTACCTTTTCGGTGTTCATCTCCTTCTTCCCCGTGGTGGTGGCGACGCTGACCGGCCTGACCTCGGTGGATCGGGACCTGCTGCGGCTGTGCCGGGCGGTGGGCGCACGGGGGTGGAAGGTCTATACCCAGGTGCGCTTTCCGGCGGCGGTGCCGCACATTTTCTCCGGGCTGAAGATCGCCATTACCTTCGCCATGATCGGGGTGATCGTGGGCGAGTTCATCACCGCCCAGGCGGGGCTCGGCTACATGATCCTATTCGCCGCCTCGCAGGCGGAAATGGCGCTCATCTTCGCCTCCATCGTCCTTCTCTGCGTCATCGGCCTCGCCCTCTATGCCCTAGTGGTGGTGGCGGAGGCGTTCGCGCTCAAACGCTACGGAGCCTAA
- a CDS encoding cysteine hydrolase family protein, with the protein MSTAPVSQAYASGALAVPTAPGANIVIAARPEPVALSIATTALVVVDMQNAYLSKGGYLDRVGFDVSTSPPVIAAAARVLKAARDAGLFVAHLQNGFSADQAEAGGPTSPVWYKSNALKYMRANPEQRGTLITHGTWDHAIVDELTPLPGEAVVPKARYSGFAGTNLEQLLRARGITTLLLVGVNSNVCVESTLRDAYHREFFAVMVPEATLQAGPRAIHDGSVFNVESFLGWTATVDAVAAALDAS; encoded by the coding sequence ATGTCCACCGCCCCCGTTTCACAGGCCTATGCCTCCGGCGCCCTCGCCGTCCCCACCGCGCCCGGCGCCAACATCGTCATCGCCGCACGGCCCGAGCCCGTGGCGCTCTCCATCGCCACCACCGCTCTGGTGGTGGTGGACATGCAGAACGCCTATCTCTCCAAGGGCGGCTATCTGGACCGGGTGGGGTTCGATGTCTCCACCAGCCCGCCGGTGATCGCGGCGGCGGCACGGGTGCTGAAGGCGGCGCGCGATGCGGGCCTGTTCGTCGCCCATCTGCAAAACGGCTTCTCGGCGGACCAGGCCGAGGCCGGCGGGCCGACTTCGCCGGTCTGGTACAAGTCGAATGCGCTCAAATACATGCGCGCGAACCCGGAGCAGCGCGGCACGCTGATCACCCATGGCACATGGGACCACGCCATTGTCGACGAACTGACCCCGCTGCCCGGGGAAGCCGTTGTGCCGAAGGCGCGCTACAGCGGGTTCGCCGGCACCAATCTGGAGCAGTTGCTGCGGGCGCGCGGCATCACCACCCTGCTGCTGGTGGGGGTGAACAGCAATGTGTGCGTGGAATCCACCTTGCGCGACGCCTACCATCGCGAGTTCTTCGCCGTGATGGTACCGGAAGCAACGCTTCAGGCCGGGCCGCGGGCCATCCATGACGGCAGCGTGTTCAACGTGGAAAGTTTCCTCGGCTGGACCGCGACGGTGGATGCGGTGGCCGCCGCCCTCGATGCCAGTTGA
- a CDS encoding IclR family transcriptional regulator: protein MARAKQQAEKPEKPEERDNASAMLRALDLLGEIARSETPLGVPELCVRLSLPKPTVHRLCQKLEAESYLLREPDGRRFAVGPRFLRMGFDMLRNSVSTERRGILEALVEVAGETCNFVTRVGSEAIYLDRVEAAWPLRMHLEVGSRVPMHCTASGKLFLSAMRPVQRRRILETLHLKAQTPNTITTVQELDAELERIARSGYSTDDQEFLEGLVAIAVPVKDRRGTVVAAVACHGPLPRFSLEKAKALVPNLLEAAERLAATLPDSGDDDADS from the coding sequence ATGGCCAGGGCGAAGCAGCAGGCGGAAAAGCCGGAGAAACCGGAGGAGCGTGACAACGCCTCCGCCATGCTCCGGGCGCTTGATCTCCTGGGCGAGATCGCCAGGTCCGAGACGCCCCTGGGCGTGCCGGAACTCTGTGTGCGCCTGTCTTTGCCCAAGCCCACGGTCCACCGTTTGTGCCAGAAGCTGGAGGCCGAATCTTATCTCCTGCGCGAGCCGGACGGGCGGCGCTTCGCCGTGGGGCCGCGCTTCCTGCGCATGGGCTTCGACATGCTGCGCAATTCGGTGAGCACCGAGCGGCGCGGCATCCTGGAGGCGCTCGTGGAAGTGGCGGGCGAGACCTGCAATTTCGTCACCCGCGTGGGCAGCGAGGCGATCTATCTCGATCGTGTGGAGGCCGCCTGGCCCCTGCGCATGCATCTGGAGGTGGGTTCGCGCGTACCCATGCATTGCACGGCCTCCGGCAAGCTGTTCCTCTCCGCCATGCGCCCCGTCCAGCGCCGGCGCATCCTGGAAACGCTGCACCTGAAGGCCCAGACGCCGAACACCATCACCACCGTGCAGGAACTGGACGCGGAGCTGGAGCGCATCGCGAGGAGTGGCTACAGCACGGATGATCAGGAGTTCCTGGAAGGGCTGGTCGCCATCGCCGTCCCGGTGAAGGACCGGCGCGGCACGGTGGTGGCGGCGGTGGCCTGCCACGGCCCCCTGCCGCGGTTCTCGCTGGAGAAGGCGAAAGCCCTGGTGCCCAACCTGCTGGAAGCGGCGGAACGGCTAGCAGCCACCCTTCCCGATTCCGGCGACGACGACGCGGACAGCTGA
- a CDS encoding GMC family oxidoreductase yields the protein MQGEENFDFVVIGAGSSGCVLANRLSEDGKSRVALVEAGPKDTNPWIHVPIGYGKTMWNDRLNWRFHTEPEPTMGDRRIYWPRGRVLGGCSSINGLIVIRGQQEDYDGWAARGATGWGFADVLPYFRKLEDNPSFAGDPLHGTDGPVTVSSIPRKHELIEVIKETGRTLGVPETADFNGARQEGVGYYQLTTRKGFRMSAAKAYLAPAKGRPNLTILTDTQARRVLFANGRAVGVEVSAGGHVKVIKARRGVILSAGAVQSPHLLMLSGIGPAAHLKANGIGVHVDSPGVGGNLQDHLQLRLLYRCTKPITTNDALNSVFGRLKMGLEYLLFRGGPLAIGINQGGLFTRVLPESKTPDIQFHIGTLSADMAGGKVHDYSGFTLSVCQLRPESTGWVRLGSGEPLEAPKITANYLATETDRRCALGAMKFARKLAATDPLKSYVAEEKLPGPGVTDDEGLLAFAREYGATIFHPAGTCRIGPDDDCDAVVDPRLRVRGVDGLWVVDCSVMPTLVSGNTNIPAIMIGEKAADMIREDALNNRNGRDNAPNQINDGRTQQWLGKRELQVAS from the coding sequence ATGCAAGGCGAGGAAAACTTCGACTTCGTCGTCATCGGCGCCGGGTCGTCGGGGTGTGTTCTGGCCAATCGCCTGAGCGAAGACGGTAAAAGCCGCGTTGCTCTCGTCGAGGCTGGTCCAAAGGACACTAATCCCTGGATTCACGTACCCATCGGCTATGGGAAGACCATGTGGAACGACCGGCTCAACTGGCGTTTCCACACAGAACCTGAGCCCACCATGGGCGACCGGCGCATCTACTGGCCACGCGGCCGCGTGCTGGGGGGCTGCTCCTCCATCAACGGCCTCATCGTCATCCGCGGCCAGCAGGAGGATTACGACGGCTGGGCGGCCCGCGGCGCCACCGGCTGGGGATTTGCCGACGTGCTGCCCTATTTCCGCAAGCTGGAGGACAATCCCAGCTTCGCCGGCGATCCGCTGCACGGCACCGACGGGCCGGTGACGGTCAGTTCCATTCCGCGCAAGCACGAGCTCATTGAAGTCATCAAGGAAACCGGCCGAACCCTCGGCGTGCCGGAGACGGCGGACTTCAACGGCGCCCGGCAGGAGGGCGTGGGCTATTACCAGCTCACCACCCGCAAGGGCTTCCGCATGAGCGCGGCCAAGGCCTACCTCGCCCCCGCCAAGGGCCGCCCGAACCTCACCATCCTCACCGACACCCAGGCCCGCCGCGTGCTGTTCGCGAACGGCCGCGCCGTCGGCGTGGAGGTGAGCGCCGGGGGCCACGTCAAGGTCATCAAGGCGCGCCGAGGGGTGATCCTGTCCGCCGGCGCGGTGCAGTCGCCCCACCTGCTCATGCTCTCGGGCATCGGGCCGGCGGCGCACCTCAAGGCCAACGGCATCGGCGTCCATGTGGACAGCCCCGGCGTGGGCGGCAATCTGCAGGACCATCTGCAGCTGCGCCTGCTCTACCGCTGCACCAAGCCCATCACCACCAACGATGCGCTGAACTCCGTGTTCGGCCGCCTCAAGATGGGCCTCGAATACCTGCTGTTCCGCGGCGGGCCGCTGGCCATCGGCATCAACCAGGGCGGGCTGTTCACGCGGGTGCTGCCGGAATCGAAGACACCGGACATCCAGTTCCACATCGGCACGCTCTCCGCCGACATGGCCGGCGGCAAGGTGCATGACTATTCCGGCTTCACCCTCTCGGTCTGCCAGCTCCGGCCCGAAAGCACGGGATGGGTGCGGCTCGGCTCCGGCGAGCCACTCGAGGCGCCAAAGATCACCGCCAATTATCTCGCCACCGAGACCGACCGGCGCTGCGCGCTCGGCGCCATGAAGTTCGCCCGCAAGCTCGCCGCCACCGATCCGCTGAAGAGCTATGTGGCGGAGGAGAAGCTGCCCGGCCCGGGCGTCACCGACGACGAGGGCCTCCTCGCCTTCGCCCGTGAATATGGGGCGACCATCTTCCACCCCGCCGGCACTTGCCGGATCGGCCCCGACGACGACTGCGATGCGGTGGTGGACCCGCGCCTACGGGTCCGTGGCGTCGATGGCCTGTGGGTGGTGGATTGCTCCGTGATGCCGACCCTCGTGTCCGGCAACACCAATATTCCCGCGATCATGATCGGAGAAAAAGCCGCCGACATGATCCGCGAGGACGCACTGAACAACAGGAATGGGCGAGACAACGCCCCAAATCAAATCAATGACGGGAGGACACAACAATGGCTGGGCAAGCGGGAGCTTCAAGTCGCGAGCTGA
- a CDS encoding MFS transporter yields the protein MAGQAGASSRELRRVVGASVIGATIEWYDFFLYGIVAGIVFNKLYFPADDPVVSILLAYTTFAVGFVARPVGGLIFGHFGDKLGRKSMLIITLMIMGVATVAIGLLPTYAQIGIAAPILLLILRIAQGIGIGGEWGGAVLMAYEYAPEDKRGFFASIPQIGLALGLCLASGVTAIVSMLPDEQFMAWGWRLGFIGSIVLIIVGMYIRLKVHETPEFEQVKAANKAAAIPFVTMLREYPRNVLLGMGVRYIDGVFFNVFAVFSIVYLSNYVKVPRTTALWLVTLAAFVMVFTIPMFGKLSDKWGRPRTYAIGSALLALVAFPAFWLFSTGSLPLIALGIVVPFGVLYAMCYGPEAALFSDLFDARVRYTGISFVYQFSGIFASGITPIIATYLLARGDGQPWQVCAYVVFAALVSMLSALAIKVPAPGTQLSNARRSAAEAARQPAR from the coding sequence ATGGCTGGGCAAGCGGGAGCTTCAAGTCGCGAGCTGAGGCGCGTGGTCGGCGCCAGCGTCATCGGCGCGACCATCGAATGGTATGACTTCTTCCTGTACGGCATCGTCGCCGGCATCGTCTTCAACAAGCTTTACTTCCCGGCCGACGATCCGGTCGTCTCCATCCTGCTCGCCTACACCACCTTCGCGGTGGGCTTCGTGGCGCGGCCGGTGGGCGGGCTCATCTTCGGCCATTTCGGCGACAAGCTGGGTCGCAAGAGCATGCTCATCATCACGCTGATGATCATGGGCGTGGCGACGGTGGCCATCGGCCTCCTGCCCACCTATGCGCAGATCGGCATCGCCGCGCCCATCCTGCTGTTGATCCTGCGCATCGCCCAGGGCATCGGCATCGGCGGCGAATGGGGCGGCGCGGTGTTGATGGCGTATGAATACGCGCCGGAGGACAAGCGCGGCTTCTTCGCCTCCATCCCGCAGATCGGCCTCGCGCTCGGCCTGTGCCTCGCCTCGGGCGTCACCGCCATCGTCTCCATGCTGCCGGACGAGCAGTTCATGGCCTGGGGCTGGCGCTTGGGCTTCATCGGCTCCATCGTGCTCATCATCGTGGGCATGTACATCCGGCTGAAGGTGCACGAGACGCCGGAGTTCGAGCAAGTGAAGGCCGCCAACAAGGCAGCGGCCATCCCCTTCGTCACCATGCTGCGGGAGTATCCGCGCAACGTGCTCCTGGGCATGGGCGTGCGCTACATCGACGGCGTGTTCTTCAACGTGTTCGCGGTGTTCTCCATCGTCTATCTGTCGAACTACGTGAAGGTGCCCCGCACGACGGCCCTGTGGCTGGTGACGCTCGCCGCCTTTGTGATGGTGTTCACCATCCCCATGTTCGGCAAGCTGTCCGACAAGTGGGGCCGCCCGCGGACCTATGCGATCGGCTCCGCGCTGCTGGCGCTGGTGGCGTTCCCGGCCTTCTGGCTGTTCTCCACCGGCTCCCTGCCGCTGATCGCGCTCGGCATCGTCGTGCCGTTCGGGGTGCTCTACGCCATGTGCTACGGGCCGGAGGCGGCCCTGTTCTCGGACCTGTTCGACGCCCGGGTGCGCTACACCGGCATCTCGTTCGTCTACCAGTTCTCGGGAATCTTCGCGAGCGGCATCACCCCGATCATCGCCACCTATCTGCTCGCCCGCGGCGACGGACAGCCATGGCAGGTGTGCGCCTACGTGGTGTTCGCGGCGCTGGTGTCCATGCTCTCCGCGCTGGCGATCAAGGTGCCGGCCCCCGGCACCCAGTTATCGAACGCCCGGCGCTCCGCCGCCGAAGCGGCGCGGCAGCCTGCGCGCTGA
- the xsc gene encoding sulfoacetaldehyde acetyltransferase, producing MKMTTEEAFIKVLQAHGINEAFGIIGSAMMPVSDLFPKAGIRFWDCAHETNAGLICDGYTRATGRMAMAIAQNGPGVTGFVTAMKTAYWNHTPMLLVTPQAANKTIGQGGFQEVSQMAMFQDMVCYQEEVRDPSRVAEVLNRVIEKAWRACAPAQINVPRDFWTQVVDIELPQIVRLERPAGGRNAIAEAAQILSEAKFPVVLNGAGVVIGNAIGEAMALAERLDAPVCAGYQHNDAAPGSHPLAVGPLGYNGSKAAMELIAQADVVLALGTRLNPFSTLPGYGIDYWPKQAKIIQVDINPDRIGLTKKITVGICGDAKEVAGQLLDRLAPGAGDAGRAERRALIHQTRSRWLQQLASMDHEDDDPGTRWNEEARARDKGRMSPRQAWRAIQSALPKDVIMSTDIGNNCAIGNAYPSFEMGRKYLAPGMFGPCGYAFPAIIGAKIGRPDVPVFGFAGDGAFGISINEMTSIGREEWPPVTMVVFRNFQWGAEKRNTTLWYDNNFVGTELDPKLSYAKIAEGCGFKGVRVDTPESLKEAIHTAAEEQKQGITTFIEVVLNQELGEPFRRDAMKKPVQVAGIARSDMREQIAR from the coding sequence ATGAAGATGACCACCGAAGAGGCGTTCATCAAAGTTTTGCAGGCGCACGGGATCAACGAGGCCTTCGGCATCATCGGCTCGGCCATGATGCCCGTTTCCGACCTCTTCCCCAAGGCCGGCATCCGCTTCTGGGATTGCGCCCACGAGACCAATGCGGGCCTGATCTGCGACGGCTACACCCGCGCCACCGGCCGCATGGCCATGGCCATCGCCCAGAACGGGCCGGGCGTGACGGGCTTCGTCACCGCCATGAAGACCGCCTACTGGAACCACACCCCCATGCTGCTGGTGACGCCCCAGGCGGCCAACAAGACCATCGGGCAGGGCGGGTTCCAGGAAGTCTCGCAGATGGCCATGTTCCAGGACATGGTCTGCTACCAGGAGGAGGTGCGCGACCCCTCCCGCGTCGCCGAAGTGCTCAACCGCGTGATCGAGAAGGCCTGGCGCGCCTGCGCCCCGGCGCAGATCAACGTGCCCCGCGATTTCTGGACCCAGGTGGTCGACATCGAGCTGCCGCAGATCGTGCGCCTCGAGCGGCCCGCCGGCGGCCGCAACGCCATCGCCGAGGCGGCGCAGATCCTCTCCGAGGCGAAGTTCCCCGTGGTGCTGAACGGCGCGGGCGTCGTCATCGGCAACGCCATCGGCGAGGCCATGGCGCTCGCCGAGCGGCTCGATGCGCCGGTGTGCGCCGGCTACCAGCACAACGATGCCGCGCCCGGCAGCCATCCGCTCGCCGTCGGCCCGCTGGGCTACAACGGCTCCAAGGCCGCGATGGAGCTGATCGCGCAGGCCGACGTGGTGCTGGCGCTCGGCACCCGCCTCAACCCCTTCTCCACCTTGCCCGGCTACGGCATCGACTACTGGCCGAAGCAGGCCAAGATCATCCAGGTGGACATCAACCCGGACCGCATCGGCCTCACCAAGAAGATCACGGTGGGCATCTGCGGCGATGCCAAGGAAGTGGCCGGCCAGCTGCTCGACCGGCTCGCCCCCGGCGCCGGCGATGCCGGCCGGGCGGAGCGCCGCGCGCTGATCCACCAGACCCGCTCGCGCTGGCTCCAGCAGCTCGCCTCCATGGACCATGAGGACGACGATCCCGGCACCCGCTGGAACGAGGAGGCCCGCGCCCGCGACAAGGGCCGCATGTCGCCCCGGCAGGCGTGGCGAGCCATCCAGTCGGCGTTGCCGAAGGATGTCATCATGTCCACGGACATCGGCAACAACTGCGCCATCGGCAATGCCTATCCGAGCTTCGAGATGGGGCGCAAATATCTCGCCCCCGGCATGTTCGGCCCCTGCGGCTATGCCTTCCCGGCCATCATCGGCGCCAAGATCGGCCGCCCCGACGTGCCGGTCTTCGGATTTGCCGGCGACGGCGCCTTCGGCATCTCCATCAACGAGATGACCTCCATCGGCCGCGAGGAATGGCCGCCGGTGACCATGGTGGTGTTCCGCAATTTCCAGTGGGGCGCCGAGAAGCGCAACACGACGCTCTGGTACGACAACAATTTCGTCGGCACCGAGCTCGACCCCAAGCTCTCCTACGCGAAGATCGCCGAGGGCTGCGGATTCAAGGGGGTGCGCGTGGATACGCCGGAAAGCCTCAAGGAGGCCATCCACACCGCGGCCGAGGAGCAGAAGCAGGGCATCACCACCTTCATCGAGGTGGTGCTGAACCAGGAGCTCGGCGAGCCGTTCCGCCGGGACGCCATGAAGAAGCCCGTGCAAGTGGCCGGCATCGCGCGCTCCGATATGCGTGAGCAGATCGCGCGCTGA